One Carassius auratus strain Wakin chromosome 4, ASM336829v1, whole genome shotgun sequence DNA segment encodes these proteins:
- the LOC113064230 gene encoding uncharacterized protein LOC113064230 — protein sequence MSKAHSESQYEPQVRSKRLSRPPRHLGDYEVDYRGFQHTYSPTSRMQTECHSRESGNEGAVGMTPFTSWHATHRGDVTEDTGDQYEPQDAQTVIWQLREENRRLHKTIEDLQHTSEREETDSSQCPVPFPRTHSSTKAAKKPSPVPTPRLSKVAVAQMSDQISKETGKPVMDDGKEESEDEERDCEINLSGELSEMKLQPTSKNRHVRYQPNSPNPCTLQSQHKMSVHAAQSTSYAHDQRHIPPKPQIRDPSPAADFRFREQIDYHPRQHYHPRDFVPRTHSPPTRESIYRGPSPSIPDFTVEDPRQFARLKISLDNLLPYDATEQFKYQILLEHLKFEEALLIADSYSNSRYPYTQTMQSLTEHYGQPHQLALQKIADLMDGPNIRSGDTQAFRKFALRVRALVGMLDQLDEKGAIELQCGSHVARLMSKLPHDLKANFKRYVHPLRNPIPNLLDFSHWLEFELQVQPTDCKLYTSEMRGQISQHKEAPRQRKHTFQTTAILHGVDQSADPPAAKSSEFQNPGKIVYCHYCDNNHHYLNQCNNFTQLTSELKTNWIKSNKRCWRCGRKHQAAQCRLKATCKTCNGKHLTVLHDINSKSTEMKHNHERSQESQMLYLDRPAGGSQVLLKICKVLLRNGKNSIMTYAILDDGSERTILLHGAAQQLKLNGQTETLSLRTVRHDTQVIQGAKVSFTLSPAFQPSKRFKITGAFTAENFGLAKHSHPVTLLQRKYQHLKGLPLHAFSQVQPLLLIGSDHHHLIIPMEPVHFGPPGGPAAIRTRLGWTLQGPANVLQHQIPEHQCLFTSVTSTSSELLQHVERLWQLDILPYRNEKVVTRSRCDQEAITLLETKTVRVNINGVFRYATPLLRKRDMPELKAPKESVLPNLRALERRLSRSPEHAEAYNQEIERLDQSGYVVKLAAEAVDQSPESWYIPHHMVHHNGKHRVVYNCSFQYQGHNLNEYLLAGPTLTSTLLGVLLRFREHAIAITSDIKGMFHQIRLLPEDKPLLRFLWRNMQRDTPVSVYEWQVLPFGTTCSPCCATFAVLKHVQENTVPGEETRVAVENHFYVDNFLQSVTSTDKATELVNKIQALLVSGGFELRQWASNIPSVVAHLPEESRSERNELWLTEKQWDVSVSTLGLHWLCKADTLGYKARLKEPQVPTMRYIYQVVASQYDPLGYIIPFTTRAKVLIQRLWDKKREWDDPLLPSDLLQAWLEWEAELQYLNKIAIPRCYTSAELDSKVCKRDIHIFCDASNNAYGSVAYLRTESPQGQVEVAFITARSRVAPKRQLSVPRLELCAALSGAQLARLLEKELTLNIQQVTLWSDSKTVLSWIQSDSCRYKVFVGTRIAEIQELTASQSWQYVKSENNPADDITHGKTLHQLSVPSHWKQGPHFLWQDPSTWSNDTEELVTDSTDEEEKVTFCSLTTVDFSDIIKEFSSYHSFDQLVEHEAQKQLKQANQTRDLSAQDYVAAEISLLKQAQSMCFPVELDTLTCGKSLPSNSRLVSLAPEIDQSTGLIRVGGRLRRSELLRPDTVHPIIIDPKHPLSQLLIQHYDEKLHHPGPERVFAELRRKYWIIRGREAVRRHQHQCRECKKWRGKPEVPKMADLPPARLRLYRPAFYSTGVDCFGPYTIKVGRRNEKRWGIIFKCMTTRGVYIDLLPKIDTDSFLMALRRFTARRGTPHELYSDQGTNFKGGERELSEAFAAMQPNLQSQLAKQKIQFKFNPPGAPHFGGLWEREIRSLKSALNVTLGAQHVTEEVLSTVLTEIEGMLNSKPLGYVSSDVADVDPITPNSLLLGRPDPDLPQIVYPESELLSRKRWRHSQVLADHFWAHFIKRYLPELQTRAKWITETGKDLKTGTVVMIVDQQLPRALWPVGKVSATVPGADGKIRTAEVQVQGRKYIRPVSKLICLPPLPEDNKDS from the coding sequence ATGTCCAAAGCCCATTCAGAGTCACAGTATGAGCCTCAAGTCCGTAGTAAACGATTATCACGGCCCCCACGCCACTTGGGAGATTATGAGGTGGATTACAGAGGCTTCCAGCATACATATTCACCTACTTCCAGGATGCAAACAGAGTGCCACAGCCGGGAGTCAGGAAATGAGGGTGCTGTCGGGATGACACCCTTCACCAGTTGGCATGCTACTCACCGCGGTGATGTTACTGAGGATACTGGAGATCAGTATGAACCACAAGATGCTCAAACAGTGATTTGGCAGCTACGAGAAGAGAACAGACGCCTGCATAAAACCATTGAGGACCTGCAACACACCTCTGAAAGGGAGGAAACAGACTCATCACAGTGTCCTGTGCCTTTTCCTCGCACTCACTCATCGACAAAGGCAGCAAAGAAACCTTCTCCTGTCCCAACTCCACGTCTAAGCAAGGTAGCAGTAGCTCAAATGAGTGATCAGATTTCTAAAGAGACTGGAAAACCAGTTATGGATGATGGAAAGGAAGAGTCAGAAGATGAGGAGCGAGACTGTGAAATTAATTTGTCAGGTGAACTTTCAGAAATGAAACTGCAGCCCACATCAAAGAACAGGCATGTGCGATATCAACCAAATTCACCAAATCCATGTACATTGCAATCTCAGCACAAGATGAGTGTACACGCTGCACAAAGCACAAGCTATGCACATGACCAAAGACATATCCCACCAAAGCCACAAATACGTGATCCTTCCCCTGCAGCTGACTTCAGATTCAGAGAACAAATTGATTACCACCCAAGACAACATTATCATCCTAGAGACTTCGTTCCGCGCACTCATTCTCCTCCCACCAGAGAGAGCATTTACAGAGGTCCGAGCCCTTCAATACCAGATTTCACAGTGGAAGACCCACGACAGTTTGCTAGACTCAAAATATCTCTTGACAATTTGTTGCCGTACGATGCTACTGAACAGTTTAAATATCAAATTCTGCTTGAGCATTTGAAATTTGAAGAGGCCCTTTTAATTGCTGATTCCTACAGCAACTCTCGTTATCCATACACCCAAACAATGCAATCGCTGACTGAACATTATGGACAGCCGCATCAATTGGCGTTGCAGAAAATTGCTGACTTGATGGACGGACCAAATATTCGCAGTGGTGACACTCAGGCCTTTCGTAAGTTTGCCCTCAGAGTTCGAGCATTAGTGGGTATGCTTGACCAGCTGGATGAGAAGGGAGCTATTGAATTGCAGTGTGGTTCACACGTGGCAAGACTCATGTCTAAACTCCCTCATGATCTCAAGGCTAACTTCAAGAGGTATGTTCACCCCCTCAGAAACCCAATTCCAAACCTGCTCGACTTTTCACACTGGCTTGAGTTTGAGCTGCAGGTGCAGCCCACCGACTGTAAACTCTATACTAGTGAAATGAGGGGACAAATTAGTCAGCACAAAGAAGCTCCGCGACAGCGTAAGCACACTTTTCAGACAACAGCCATTTTGCATGGTGTGGATCAGTCAGCAGACCCTCCAGCTGCAAAATCATCAGAATTTCAAAACCCTGGCAAAATTGTGTACTGTCATTACTGTGACAATAATCACCACTATCTTAACCAGTGCAATAACTTCACACAGCTAACCAGTGAGCTCAAAACTAACTGGATTAAGTCAAATAAGAGATGTTGGAGGTGTGGACGGAAACATCAGGCAGCTCAGTGCAGATTGAAAGCCACATGTAAAACTTGCAATGGCAAACATCTAACTGTTTTGCATGACATCAACAGCAAATCAACAGAGATGAAGCACAACCATGAAAGATCCCAAGAGAGTCAGATGCTATACCTAGATCGTCCAGCAGGTGGCAGCCAAGTCCTTCTGAAAATTTGTAAAGTGCTGTTGCGTAATGGCAAAAATTCAATTATGACTTATGCTATTTTGGACGATGGCTCTGAACGTACAATCCTGCTTCATGGTGCAGCACAGCAGCTTAAACTTAATGGACAGACTGAAACCCTCTCTTTGAGAACAGTTCGACATGACACCCAAGTCATACAAGGTGCAAAAGTATCTTTCACTCTGTCCCCAGCATTTCAGCCAAGCAAAAGGTTCAAGATAACTGGTGCCTTTACAGCTGAGAATTTCGGCTTGGCCAAGCATTCACATCCAGTTACCCTTCTGCAAAGGAAATACCAGCATCTCAAAGGGCTGCCTCTTCATGCCTTTTCTCAGGTTCAGCCATTGTTGCTTATAGGCTCTGATCATCACCATTTAATCATCCCCATGGAGCCAGTTCACTTTGGCCCACCAGGCGGGCCAGCTGCTATAAGGACCAGATTAGGCTGGACACTGCAAGGGCCAGCCAATGTACTCCAGCACCAAATCCCAGAGCATCAATGCCTTTTCACATCTGTGACTTCCACCTCATCAGAGCTGTTGCAACATGTTGAGAGACTCTGGCAGCTTGACATACTACCATATCGCAATGAGAAGGTGGTGACACGCTCACGTTGTGATCAGGAGGCCATCACTCTGCTTGAGACCAAGACTGTAAGGGTAAATATAAATGGAGTGTTTCGTTATGCTACACCACTTCTGCGAAAAAGGGACATGCCCGAATTGAAAGCGCCTAAAGAGTCTGTTCTCCCCAACCTAAGAGCATTAGAAAGGCGTCTCAGCAGAAGTCCTGAACATGCAGAGGCATATAACCAGGAAATTGAAAGGCTGGATCAATCTGGTTATGTTGTCAAGCTGGCTGCTGAAGCAGTTGATCAAAGCCCTGAATCATGGTACATACCGCACCACATGGTACACCATAATGGAAAGCACAGAGTGGTGTACAACTGTTCCTTTCAGTACCAAGGCCATAACCTCAATGAGTACCTCCTAGCTGGGCCTACCCTCACCTCCACTTTACTAGGAGTGTTACTCCGATTCAGAGAGCATGCAATTGCCATCACAAGCGATATCAAGGGCATGTTTCACCAGATTCGTCTGCTCCCAGAGGATAAACCACTTCTCAGATTTCTGTGGAGAAACATGCAGCGTGATACACCAGTCAGTGTCTATGAATGGCAGGTTTTGCCTTTTGGGACTACATGCAGCCCCTGCTGTGCAACATTTGCCGTCCTAAAACATGTCCAAGAGAACACTGTTCCAGGGGAAGAGACACGTGTGGCTGTAGAAAACCATTTCTATGTGGACAATTTCCTGCAGAGTGTAACTTCTACTGACAAAGCGACTGAACTGGTGAATAAGATTCAAGCTCTTTTAGTTTCTGGTGGGTTCGAGTTAAGACAATGGGCTAGCAACATTCCTTCTGTCGTTGCACACCTTCCTGAAGAATCCAGATCTGAGCGAAATGAGCTTTGGCTTACTGAAAAGCAATGGGATGTTTCTGTATCCACCTTGGGTCTACATTGGCTCTGCAAAGCAGACACACTTGGTTACAAAGCTCGTCTGAAGGAACCACAAGTTCCAACAATGAGGTATATCTATCAGGTCGTAGCTAGTCAGTATGACCCACTAGGCTACATTATTCCCTTCACAACTAGAGCCAAAGTACTGATACAAAGACTGTGGGATAAAAAACGAGAGTGGGATGACCCATTGCTACCAAGTGACCTCTTGCAAGCCTGGCTTGAATGGGAAGCAGAATTGCAGTACCTGAACAAGATTGCTATACCACGATGCTACACTAGTGCAGAACTGGATTCTAAAGTGTGCAAAAGAGACATCCACATATTCTGCGATGCTTCTAATAATGCTTATGGGTCAGTGGCGTATCTTAGAACCGAGAGTCCTCAAGGCCAAGTCGAGGTTGCATTTATCACAGCAAGATCAAGGGTGGCACCAAAGCGGCAGTTATCTGTTCCTCGGCTAGAACTCTGTGCAGCACTTAGCGGGGCCCAATTGGCAAGACTTCTGGAAAAGGAACTCACCCTGAACATTCAACAGGTGACATTATGGAGTGACTCAAAGACAGTTTTATCTTGGATTCAATCAGATTCATGCAGATATAAAGTGTTTGTGGGCACAAGGATTGCAGAAATTCAGGAACTGACTGCTTCTCAGTCATGGCAGTATGTGAAGTCTGAAAACAATCCTGCAGATGACATTACCCATGGTAaaacacttcaccaactctcagTGCCAAGTCACTGGAAACAAGGACCACATTTTTTGTGGCAAGACCCAAGTACTTGGTCTAATGACACGGAGGAATTGGTCACAGACAGTACAGATGAAGAGGAGAAAGTCACTTTCTGCAGCCTGACCACAGTAGATTTCTCCGACATCATTAAAGAATTCTCATCATACCACAGTTTTGATCAATTGGTGGAACATGAAGCACAGAAACAATTAAAACAAGCCAATCAGACAAGAGATTTATCCGCCCAAGACTACGTAGCTGCTGAGATATCACTCTTGAAACAAGCCCAATCTATGTGTTTCCCAGTTGAACTTGATACATTAACATGTGGTAAATCTTTGCCTTCCAACAGCAGATTAGTCTCACTTGCACCGGAGATTGACCAATCTACTGGGCTCATAAGAGTTGGTGGCCGTTTGCGACGTAGTGAGCTACTTAGGCCAGATACTGTCCATCCAATTATCATTGATCCCAAACACCCACTCAGTCAACTCCTGATCCAACATTATGATGAAAAACTTCATCATCCTGGCCCAGAAAGAGTATTTGCTGAGTTACGCCGTAAATATTGGATCATCAGAGGGCGAGAAGCAGTACGGCGGCACCAACATCAGTGTCGTGAATGCAAAAAATGGCGTGGAAAGCCTGAAGTGCCAAAAATGGCTGATTTACCACCAGCCCGACTCCGTCTCTACCGCCCAGCTTTTTATTCGACAGGTGTTGACTGTTTTGGGCCTTATACAATCAAAGTAGGCCGCCGCAATGAGAAACGGTGGGGgatcatatttaaatgtatgacgACCAGAGGAGTCTACATTGATTTACTTCCTAAAATTGATACTGATTCATTCCTCATGGCCCTACGCAGATTCACTGCACGCAGAGGAACTCCCCATGAACTCTATTCTGACCAGGGAACCAACTTCAAGGGAGGAGAAAGGGAACTATCAGAAGCATTTGCGGCCATGCAACCCAATCTGCAAAGTCAGCTTGCAAAGCAGAAAATTCAGTTCAAATTCAATCCCCCTGGAGCTCCTCATTTTGGTGGACTATGGGAGAGGGAGATCAGGTCTCTAAAATCTGCTCTCAATGTTACCCTTGGAGCCCAACATGTAACTGAGGAAGTGCTTAGCACAGTGCTTACAGAGATCGAAGGCATGTTAAACTCCAAACCCCTGGGCTACGTGTCATCGGATGTAGCAGATGTTGACCCCATCACACCAAACAGCCTGTTATTGGGGCGGCCAGACCCTGATTTACCCCAAATTGTATACCCTGAGTCCGAATTACTAAGCAGAAAACGCTGGAGACATAGCCAGGTCCTTGCCGACCATTTTTGGGCCCACTTCATCAAGAGATACTTGCCTGAACTGCAAACTCGTGCAAAGTGGATTACTGAGACTGGCAAAGATCTAAAGACCGGGACAGTAGTGATGATCGTGGATCAGCAATTGCCTCGAGCCCTCTGGCCAGTGGGCAAGGTCTCAGCCACAGTACCCGGTGCTGATGGGAAAATTAGAACTGCTGAAGTACAAGTGCAGGGTCGGAAATACATCCGACCAGTGAGTAAACTTATCTGTTTGCCACCTCTACCTGAGGATAACAAAGACTCGTAA
- the LOC113064204 gene encoding vascular endothelial growth factor A-A-like isoform X5, whose product MSNLLSETFSNAFAKVRLSSDRVLKRFIRLINSIMNFAVRVLQLFLVTLLYFSAVKSAYIPWEEGRSTYDVVPFMEVYNKSLCRPREVLVEIQQEYPDDTEHIFIPSCVVLTRCAGCCNDEMMECTPTVTYNITLEIKRVKPLRHQGDFFMSFAEHSECQCRSNYKCACCVHTNKTCSLVLFCCSFTG is encoded by the exons ATGTCTAACTTGCTTTCTGAGACCTTTTCCAATGCGTTTGCTAAAGTCCGCCTATCATCGGATAGggttttaaaaagatttattcGCCTTATAAATTCAATCATGAACTTTGCCGTCCGCGTGCTCCAGTTATTTCTTGTGACGCTTCTGTATTTTTCAGCTGTCAAG AGTGCCTACATACCCTGGGAGGAAGGCAGAAGCACATATGACG TGGTGCCATTCATGGAGGTCTATAACAAGTCTCTCTGCCGTCCTCGAGAAGTGCTGGTGGAAATTCAACAGGAATACCCTGATGACACCGAGCACATCTTCATCCCGTCCTGCGTGGTTCTCACCCGCTGTGCTGGGTGCTGTAATGATGAGATGATGGAATGCACCCCTACCGTCACATACAACATTACATTGGAG attAAAAGAGTGAAACCGCTCCGTCATCAGGGTGACTTTTTCATGAGTTTTGCAGAGCACAGTGAATGCCAGTGCCG GTCTAATTATAAGTGTGCTTGTTGtgtgcacacaaacaaaacatgttCACTAGTGCTTTTTTGCTGCTCTTTCACAGGGTGA